Genomic segment of Eupeodes corollae chromosome 2, idEupCoro1.1, whole genome shotgun sequence:
gccatacgatcaaaatggggcttatccccaaaaataacccactggctatacacttaggtaatcaggccgatacgatggagccgtcgtatggtggactgcactggacaagatggcaaatctaaataagctcatcaaagtccagcggtgagcaggtatgtgcatcacaggagcacttcgcacaacatcaaccgcagcactggaagtgcttttaaacctgacaccacttgacatcttctctaaaaaggtggctgccaactcatgcgtaaggcttagagccacccttcaatggaccagtaacaatactggacatactactattctagacaatttcagatctatcccagatcgcttagactattccaccccaaaaatggtatttggtaaaagtttccatgtgtccatcccttcaagatcctcctgggaagaagagagacccctggaagacgatgcggtacacttctatactgacggttcaaagaccgatcacggagtggtatcttttcagaacaactgaatctcagtctatcctatagacttcccaatcaatgtagtgtattccaggcagaagcactatcctggctcaaagaaaacgttatatcttgtaaggatatacgaaccttctcagacagccaagccgctcttaaatctctcgcgtctgtctccacaaactctcaaacagtccacgattgtcaatcatctctgaataagatgacggaacagtttaacattcacctcatttgggtgccgggccacagagacattccgggaaattgcaaagcggTCAAATAGCtagatatcactgagcagacaaagtataagctctacaattggagtaataacgggacactgcctcataggaagacatgttctgaggctaggggtctacacaaatgacttctgaaAAAGCTGCATGGACTAGGAGGAAGAGGatacagtccaacaccttctatgtacatgtccagcgctctccattagaaggaattactttctcggtaatcccttcttcgataacaccagtgaactggcaacgattgacacaaaacgtctctctaactttattaaaagtacaaaatggtttgtttaaattcattactcccatgagtaacctcattagtggtatcacaatggacccttgaagtctacgtgtgtcaatgacatctggacagccactccaacctaacctactcctattatttttattcctcTTTTAAGAGGAATGTGTTGTTTCCCGTAAAGCAAGTGGGATGGGGGTGCATTTTCTATTTCGGTATAGATGCAACGCTTCAATTTTTTATGAAGGAATAATCTAACCAACTTCTTTAGCCCAATTAAACATTGTTAAATTAGCTTTTTCCAAAGTATCTTTTACGTGAGTAGGTTCTCCAGAAGCAACAACGTAAATATTGTCAGCATGTACTTCAATAAAGTCGAGATTTTGAAGCGGCTGGGAGAGTTTTACGATTAGCGAGTCAATATATGCGTTAAATCAGAGCGGAGATCCTTGTGGTGTTCCATTGTCCATTTTCATGGTTAAGGAGTTTTAGCCGTCAACATTAACTCGAAAAGTTCTACCACTAATAAATGACATGATCACTGCAAGTATTTCTTTAGGAATGCCCCATTGATAAAGCTGTTTAATAATTGGCACTATCataactctatcaaaagctttttccaAATCAGATGACATGATAACACTGTGTTTGGTGTTCGATAAATTTCCAGCAAGTGTGTGCTTTAGCAGATGAAGGAGAGTTGAGACTCCTCTTTTAGGTCTGAAACCATGCTGTCCTGGGTTAGCCTTCTCTTCCATTAACCAACCAATATGTCtagcaataattttttcaaaaatttgtgagAGAATAGGAAGAAATTGGGCGATATTCATTGAAATCATGATGATTTCGCGAGGTTTTCGGAATCAACTTAAGTTTTGCTCTTTTCCAGTCGTGTGGAAAAGTCCCAGTCGATATAATGTCATTAAAGAGAGCAAATTCTGTCTTTGAGGGCAACTAACCTAATCAGCAAAACACTTACAGATCCAGTCCATCCGCTCTTCAAGGCTGCTGAAGATGTGGTTAACGCTACAAAACCGATCAAGAAATATTCCAAATCTGCCTTTATAAAAATGACATATATAGTTCCCAATCTTAgctcttttttattcaataatacgCAGACATTAGGAGGTATCTACCACCTTGGAAAAGACATATACTTCTCATTAACACTAATCTTGctaaatacaaaaaggaaaatactaCTGACGATATATTCAGAATGCTTCACCAGGAAATGATCTCTGCCTATAACGCTGATAGAATCTTCTATACACAGACGCTTCGTACAAAGAACACAATTGGTGTTCATACGCAGTCATTCAATTACAACCAAATTCTGAAACATCTATTATTCACCAAGCTCTTCTACCAGAATCTGCGAACAGCTACATTGCAGAGCTAACAGCAATTTATAAAGGCAGATCTGTTGCCCAAAAATACTCTAACCGATAGCTCATTGTAACCGATTATCTTGGTATCCTCATGGGTCTTGAAAATGAGACAAATAAATACCCTTCTCTGGAGCTTATAAGAAGATGTTTATTCgccaataaaaatattattcttacatGGATACCTGGACATTCCGGAATCAAAGGAATTGAGGCAGCAAAACTGCTACAAACTATCCATTCATTGTAGAGTATCGCAAATTGTATAAGTTCCTACGCAGAACTTTAATTCAGGATCATAAGAAAGAGCTCATCGAAAGTTGGCAAGACTCtgaaacttttctaaaaaacatCAACCTTCTTACGCGGGTATACCAAACATTCGGTCTCTAAACAGAGAAGAGCATACAACTCTTCCGAATAAGAGTTGGCAAAGCTATTTTAAACATTCAACATACTATAATGCTGGAGATCCTGAGTAATGTTCGAATTGTGGAACTATACTCTCTGTTTGGCATATCCTTGTCGAATGTCCTATATCTCGCCAAATTGAAGTATCACCAGACAACATAACCGATATCTTGAATCCATCAGATGAACGATCCATTCAGTATATAAAAGATGCCACATCCGCTcaccaaaaatttaatgaaatacattttttttgtttttttcactttcaattAAAACGGCATCATATAGTCTGGCAACCCCGATGcctttgtaaaaataatttataaataaaaataataaatacataaaattatCTAAGGGTAGAACTTATGAACAGGCTCTGCTCCGGGTGTGCCTCCTTTGTgagttgaaattaattaatttaattaaaaatatttcattgctATTGCATTTACTTAAACACTTGACCCGGAAAATCTCAAAACCATTTGCTCAAGGCTCTAGGAATAAATATAAAGATTTCCAGATTGTGGCTTTCGCCATTTATTTTATTCCTATAATCTATTAAGTGAATAATCTTCTTCGCCTTCATTGTTTTTGTAGATCTTTTCCCTTTGCCGATTGCATGCAAATCAATTATTTACGATCGAcgataaaaatgttaatttgaaAGACATGAttgcattattaaaataaagtatattttcatattattttcgaaataatGAAACTTATAAATTAGAGTGATATCAAGtggaatgcaaaaaaaaaaaacgtttataaaCCATATCACCAACTTGTTAAGCTTAAAACTAtgtatacttaaatatttaaagaaccaACGTGCCAAGATAATATTCCTACAAACTACCCTTCATTCATTACAAAACCTTATTATCtttgttttatcaaaatatttcttaaacaaatttccaaaatgctataaattttattaataaattattttgaaatattgcttGTTCCTTTGGAAGTAGATGATTCATCAGATTTTTTTGCTTCAGCTCGTCTACGTACCCCAGCCAAATAAATAACCCAAATAAACGATATCATGTTGAACGTAAGTGTGCGAACCTATTTGATTAAAGTTGTCattaaaaagttaagaaaattaagaatAGAATCTAACTGAGAGTTTCttaggaattcaaaatttgtttaacttacCATAGGAGGCACGTAGTTCATGTTAAGGAAGACCGGAATCGATAAGAACATCCAATTCTTTTGAAGAAGGTTTTCATAAAGtcttttaaagttctgaacagcATGCTCGTGAGTGTTACCCTGTAACGAATGATTAAAAGGTAAACATAACCACCTAAAGAATAATTGTTCGCACCTCAAATCTCGAAAGAAAATACAACGAAAGCGCTTGATAGAAGGGTGTAAATATAAGTCTCTCTGCCATAAAAACTAGAATCTTTCTCATGGGCATCTTATGGGGGAATATCTTATCAATAAGCTTATAGAAAAAGTGTGGCACAGTGCCTCCAAATAAAAGTCTAGAAATCAAATACGTCAAAAAATTACCATCTTTCAATATTAACTATTCTTCCTTGATTGGTTTGCTGCTTTAACACAACCTAATGTCAAACATAACTTACCCAAAGGATCCATAAGCCAGCAATGCCTTCTGACTGATTGTTCTATTACCAGCGATTTTCTGGGAAGTGTAGTTGGCTGATGTTGCCAATACAgcacttgaattaaaaacaaagcataaaaacaaacaaaattgttaatttattcaACTATTGACCTTAACAAAGAGTCAACAACTTACCTAGTAATGGATTTTGTGCGAACTGGGTGGTTGAAGAGTTGTTCTAAGTACGCACCAAGGATTGTGTACATTGGTTTGGAAAGAGCCATGATCGGATAACAAATGTGTTTTCTATTTCTAAGAAAATGCgatgtttattattaatttataacacTTGACCTCCTGTTAAAGGCGTTTAGGAACAGATAGATTATTAAATGCAATGATAAGAGTGACTTCAATGCAATTCTAGCCGTTCTTTAAAGTACATAAATGTAAGTGCCAGTGccctcaaataaaaatttaaaaataataaaaacaagctGTCAGGAAAGAGCAAAGATTAAATTCTCGATAGCTGATAGCGATTGCCGACTTTCGAGACTCGttgacaaaaaagtaaacattggGGCAGTTTAGTTTATTGGGCCTGTTCGTAGTGATGAAATGTCTGTTTTAGATTTGCGTAAGTTCTTCCTCTCGAGAGAAAAACTAGTTGCTAGtgattttttatgattatttaagatttaaaaatgcaattatgGGTtctattatatacaaaaaattgattttaaaataaataatgaatttccaaataatttgGTGTTTCATTTTGGAAATGGAAAAAGAAGAGAgatattgtaatattttatatagaaCTCAAATTCTTGTTTGAACTAAGACCGtttcttaacttaaataaaGTCATATACTTGATTTGATACTGACATACATAGAAAAGGGTGAACTTGACAACTTCCTGATTGTCAAAAATCACAGAAATATTAGGTTTTCTAATGAGAGGTTTTCTTTCGATAtgaaaaaaggagtattttttgaatgaactgatatttatttattataataagcgcacactcaagtgGATATTACTatccttattatgtaaagacacagtgcgagcactaggaaagggagagaggggtttaaaggaggtgtcggtgcacattagttttgaattactgaatattgcaatgacagggaaaaaAAGAGGGTGGTAAATCATGgttcggctaaagaacgaatcacTGTACTTGGCTACTTCACAATATATCCTTTTAATACCATTTAAAATGACCATATAGTATATTTTGGGCTGTAATTGTCTTCAATAAATTAACGGATTCTatctttaaggtcttgaatagatctgtacaattattcttataagagcagtggatggaatggtcTAGTCAACGGTTAGGAATTCCATTTAAAAGTTCCGTTTAaacgtatttgctttgtttattttcacgagcTGTCACTTTATAGAAATATTTGcatgattgttttttaataaaagaaaataagtaaTTTACTAGCtagcaaaacgaaaataaaggtttaaaattttaaaatcccttagaaaattgctaaatatttagataATTAGTACCTCGTAAATTTTTAAACCTTTAACAATAGGTTGGTTAAAAATTTGCGCTCTTATCTTTGATGCCGTTAAAAAATAGTTGTCTCTGAAACTATGTCTGTTGACAATTGTAatgcaataattttagttaGCTTATTTTAACTAGATAAATCCAAAACACCgggctttataaaaaaaaatctcttaaattatattttactggTTTGTTTATTTCCTTTTGCGGCATGCAAGCGTTCTTATCACCCTGTTtgggaaaaaatatttgacatatGTGATTGAATTTGCCGCAATTAAAGTGAAGTGTATTTTCCTGCTGCTGTCAAACAGTTGAATGATTTTTTCATTCTGGAGCTTGAGAATcgcgaaaaatatcaaaagctttgtttttcatattttaaataaataaaattaacattaatgGCGACCCAAATAGTTTGTTAACATTAACTGCCTTGCagttcaataaaaacaacaccCAACAATACCTGTGgcattgaaatttattaaagactTGGTAGACTCttctttatttgtaaaaaatgtactgCCTGCAATGCCTCATCCCAGTGCTCCTGATTCCAAAACCAACGAATCCAGCTCTAATGCAAACCCATGTCATGTTCATTGTTCTCTATCTAATTGGTTTCTTCCTCGAACGTAAGCCCTGTACCATCTGTAGTCTGGTGTTCCTCACAGCCGTATTCTTGATATGCTACAGTGGAGTGggaaattgcattttttggggCAATTGCGAGGGTCACCAGTGCGACAATGGATAGAAGACAACACCCGCAATCATCGAATCAAGTGCGAATTGACTCGATGAGCCCTCATGCAGAGCATCAACATCTACCTACCTAAGCAACTAGTAATCTTAACCTTATCTAAAACTTATCAACTACCGCGAACTGTGTTGACTCTCTGAGCCCTTGCCCGCGCCTGGTTCTCCAATGCCAGcgcaacaaaattattattaaaaataccaaaaataccCGAAAGCtaaattggaatttttgttatatttacataaatttgagagaatatttatttttaaataaaaataaaaataaaaatacaaataaagaaaaagaaaaagagtgaAAAATGTGTAATACtcaaagaaaactaattttaatcaGTTGTATCTAAATTTGAttgtgttttatgtttataCGAGTAAATTGCTATTGTAgtgaaataagtttttgtattttattacttAAGATTTGTGACCTGTTTTATATCGAGGGATTCCCTGCTTTCTGGTAGTCTTAATAActaaatataaactttattcGATTCTCTCTCATGCTAGTAGTAGAACTAAATAGATCCAATTTAGTACGAAAGAAACGAGCTCTGCATacaatttttcgtttgattaatttattgttgtattaacgaatttttgtaaatattgttagggaataaatcaaatgaaaaaatgctttcattAATGAAAATTATCGATATAAATAATCaaagtttttattgtaaaacaaaaattataaaaaaaaacgaaaacaaaactaatagaCGCCAGAGAAGTATAACATGTAAAATGTAGCACGCCTTTGAAAATTTGCGGTTGATTAATTATTATACATAGATCTTAAActtgtaaaacatttaaataattatgtatgtatgattATGATTTATATTGGTTTTTAGcgataagttatttttaaataaacgataAAATAGTAATGATTTGAAGTTTGAAATGGtgtggtttttaataaatagaaataacgTTTGTTTTGATTACAGGAAAACGCACAACAGTTATACGCTACGATTCACTTCTTCAATCCTGGAATTTAAAAAGTAGCAAGCGCGATTGGCTGAGCCCAAGTCTTAGGTTTAATAAAGCAAACTTGGGAGTAAGCTAAATTAAAACAGGAAAGAACAGTAGATGGGTtaatttgcttaaaaatgtaattctttAATGGTTCTAACTTCATTCcctattttttctttgtctctgaaaacattttcaaatattgacattttatcaaattttgttgaCACACCCAATaccttaacaattttaatttttcagaatttattattttggttttgcttTCCGGAGAAAGTGcgctatcgaccaaatattcacactacggtagatcttggaatgacagcatccataggaaagagctctacagagcaatgacTGGTTtttgcatccctgtcaaacttatctgtttgtgaAGAATGACGGTAGagaatgcatgctgctctatcaaggtcggaaaagattttactGATGCATTTAatctcaaaaaaggttttagaaaggGCGATGCACTGtaatgcgacttcttcaatatcgttctggaaagaattgtgcaaaactcaaccttcAATTAAGATGATTTTGACATAATTTGAAGATCAAAGAGTGATGTctgtggagcgtttttgagcaatgcgacggaagcgaagaagatgggtttagtggtcaatgagggcaagaccaagtatatgctgtcatcaaaaaaggacagctatatcaccatggacagctataactttaaggtagttaaggactttgtctacctaggcatcattggacttagaaggcaattgagaagtaaagtcctctctcgagcatctaaaatcaccatctataagacactcatcatcatcccggttctcatttatggcgctgaggcctgtaccctgtcaaagaaagattagagcgtcttaggatgcttcgagagaaaaattcttagggtaatttttggtcccgtacgcatagatggataatggaggagaagatataacgacgaactgtacgggctgtacagcgagactgacctagttagcagaataaaagtccaacgggttggatggctgggtcatgtagagcaaatggagacagctagcgagggaccgagctggctggagacgcatgttggttgaagaacaggtccgccccggactgtagcgccaccttaagtaagtaagtaagtccaTTCGAGAGTACTTCTGCTAGTAAACTCTCGAGAGCAATTCTCAAGagactgtccatttgagagccaaATTTAAGACATTTTGGTATCGCGAGCTCTCTGCtagaatattgagagttttcttgctgagGGTTCTCTCATAATCGTGTCCACTTGATGGATTTCTTCTGCAAGCATATTATGAGTGGGTCATGTATTCTTATAAGCAGAGCTTTGCAGCTGCTTTAATTATGACCactgttcttaaaaaagaaaaaagaataaaaaaatgttgtgtcaAACCGTCTGTAGATTACCAAATCGGCGAGTTCTCTGCTCTTTCAAGAGAGCTTAAAATTAAAGATcctcaacaattttgaaattgttgccGTTTGTCAGTTAGTCAAATTGAGTTAAGATACCCAATTAAGGGAAGCCATACCAGTACGCGAGCGTATACTGGTAACACTTAGATTTGTAGCATCCGGTAAGCATATGAATCGCAAATCATTTTCGAAGGAAAAACGAAAAGTTAATTGTATGATCTGTGTAGGTGAGTCATACGGTAGCCTTCAGTACCTTTTTCGGATTCCAGTATGTACAATTTCTCCccaataattcaactgaatcatatttttaaatgagttgattggtttcctctAATGTCCACTGTTTTGGCGTGTTTACCAACGACAGCTACTCGCAAAATACGAACTGTGTTGGTATTCCACGAGCTTATTTAGGATAGTAGTAAACACATGTGTCCACTTGCgagtgactttcaaaaagatcgaatGTCAAGAGTTATTAGTCAACTCTCCGCGAGCTAAATGAAAAGTTCCCTGggtctttttttatgaaacactTCACGGAGTGTAAGATTGAAGCTTTCTCCTTCACGCCTAAGCAATTAGAAAAACACAACGTTATTTTGAGAGGGTTATCAGGAAATTTCACTCCTCTTGAAGTTCAAGAAGAACTCCTAAGGTTGGACCCCTCACCTAAtctaattgttaaaaattcgaGACCAAATggtcaaaagaaaattaatttccacTAGACCCTTTTCAATGTTTCCTGGGGGATacaaagtaaaaatgtttggtgtaCCCATTCAccaattaatttccaaaataagaGAAGTCTGGTCTAATTATGTAAAGCTAGAAGAACACAAAAAACCAGGTGCTTACCTGTGTTTTATTGCTTCCCTCACCACTCCTTCACCATGAATTTAAATCTTATAGCAGccaatatatatataagtaatatccgtggcatgatggttagtgagttgtaagtcactaggcccagattctctacggactgttgcgccacctaatttatttatttaacagacaatataaactcttttatttcataCGACAAACAACTAGAAATCGTTCTTCTTCGAAAAGATACTTTACAGGAAACCTGTTTaccaaaaaacaaaccaaaattgcGTTTCAATGATCATTATGACTTTATAAGAAACAACGACGGAAGAGGAACCGGAATCTTTTTGAAGAATTCATTCCAATctttacaaatttacttttcctGTCAAGTAATCTCAGCCACAATAGCGTTCATACCCATTTATTTACATAATACATGTAAACAACTTGCTCTCGTTTCCATTTACATCCCTTGCAACATCGGCTCCAATCTCATCCCGATTATACGATTATATCATCATAGGTGGTGACTTTAACTCGCGCACACCCTCTGGGGTGACTTAAAAATTAATCTTAACAGTTCCCACTTTGCACAATGATACTTAGATAATCACCT
This window contains:
- the LOC129946512 gene encoding bladder cancer-associated protein gives rise to the protein MYCLQCLIPVLLIPKPTNPALMQTHVMFIVLYLIGFFLERKPCTICSLVFLTAVFLICYSGVGNCIFWGNCEGHQCDNG
- the LOC129946511 gene encoding peroxisomal membrane protein 2, whose protein sequence is MALSKPMYTILGAYLEQLFNHPVRTKSITSAVLATSANYTSQKIAGNRTISQKALLAYGSFGLLFGGTVPHFFYKLIDKIFPHKMPMRKILVFMAERLIFTPFYQALSLYFLSRFEGNTHEHAVQNFKRLYENLLQKNWMFLSIPVFLNMNYVPPMVRTLTFNMISFIWVIYLAGVRRRAEAKKSDESSTSKGTSNISK